Proteins co-encoded in one Trueperella abortisuis genomic window:
- a CDS encoding MIP/aquaporin family protein — protein MSLGEIFVSEFIGTMLLIVLGVGVVANNLLTKNKGRGTGWLMINFGWGLAVFVGVYAAYKTGGHLNPAVTLGVLASGAEEYVPGVAVNFANTMAYIVAQFLGAFVGAIIAWLAYKQHYDEHENQAEILGTFATGPEIRNPLWNTLTEVIGTFVLVAWVLFNGGSPTTVGPLAVALVIVAIGASLGGPTGYAINPARDLGPRVAHAVLPIKGKGGSDWGYSWVPIVGPIIGGVLAGLIFGTGALNVLGM, from the coding sequence ATGTCGCTTGGAGAGATCTTTGTTTCCGAGTTCATCGGAACAATGTTGCTCATTGTCCTAGGTGTTGGCGTCGTTGCCAACAACCTCCTCACGAAGAATAAGGGCCGGGGAACCGGCTGGTTGATGATCAACTTCGGGTGGGGTCTTGCAGTCTTCGTCGGCGTTTACGCCGCATACAAGACGGGCGGTCACCTGAACCCGGCCGTGACCCTCGGCGTCCTCGCGTCGGGCGCTGAGGAGTACGTGCCCGGCGTCGCCGTCAACTTCGCGAACACCATGGCCTACATCGTCGCTCAGTTCCTCGGCGCCTTCGTCGGCGCTATCATCGCGTGGCTGGCTTACAAGCAGCATTACGACGAGCACGAGAACCAGGCCGAGATCCTGGGCACCTTCGCCACCGGCCCGGAGATCCGCAACCCGCTGTGGAACACCCTCACGGAGGTCATCGGCACCTTCGTCCTGGTCGCCTGGGTCCTGTTCAACGGCGGTAGCCCGACGACGGTCGGCCCGCTCGCCGTCGCCCTCGTGATCGTTGCCATCGGCGCCTCCCTTGGTGGCCCGACCGGTTACGCTATCAACCCGGCCCGTGACCTCGGCCCGCGTGTTGCTCACGCCGTGCTCCCGATCAAGGGCAAGGGCGGCAGCGACTGGGGCTACTCCTGGGTGCCGATCGTCGGCCCGATCATCGGTGGCGTGCTCGCGGGCCTCATCTTCGGTACCGGCGCGCTCAACGTCCTCGGAATGTGA
- the glpK gene encoding glycerol kinase GlpK, protein MTEKKYVLAIDQGTTSSRAIIFDHSGSIVSVGQKEHEQILPKAGWVEHNPIEIRDNVREVIGQALSKANINRHEIAAVGVTNQRETAVVWDKNTGEPVYNAIVWQDTRTDKIIRELAGDEGPDKYKEICGLGLATYFSGPKVKWILDNVEGARERAEAGDLLFGNTDSWVIWNLTGGPNGGVHVTDVTNASRTMLMDVRELRWREDICADMGIPMSMLPEIKSSSEVYGYGSKNSLIIDTPIAGDLGDQQAATFGQACFEKGMAKNTYGTGCFMLINTGNEAITSKNGLLTTVCYKIGDQAPVYALEGSIAVTGSLVQWLRDQIGLISSAPEIEALADTVEDNGGVYIVPAFSGLFAPYWKDDARGAIVGLTRYNNKGHLARAVLEATAFQTAEVLEAMNADSGVDLGELRVDGGMTANNALMQFQADILGVEVVKPVVAETTALGAAYAAGIAVGFWNGEQDVTDNWQEDKRWKPAMEADERARQMRLWKKAVTRTFDWVDDDVRAE, encoded by the coding sequence ATGACTGAGAAGAAGTACGTATTGGCAATCGATCAGGGCACAACCTCCTCCCGTGCGATTATCTTCGATCACTCCGGAAGCATCGTCTCCGTGGGCCAGAAGGAGCACGAGCAGATTCTGCCGAAGGCCGGTTGGGTCGAGCACAATCCGATCGAGATTCGCGACAACGTCCGTGAGGTCATCGGCCAGGCCCTGTCCAAGGCCAACATCAACCGGCACGAGATCGCGGCCGTGGGCGTGACCAACCAGCGAGAGACCGCGGTGGTGTGGGACAAGAACACCGGCGAGCCTGTTTACAACGCGATCGTCTGGCAGGACACCCGCACCGATAAGATCATCCGCGAGCTTGCTGGCGACGAGGGGCCGGACAAGTACAAGGAGATCTGCGGGCTTGGCTTGGCCACCTACTTTTCGGGCCCGAAGGTCAAGTGGATCCTCGACAACGTCGAGGGTGCGCGTGAGCGCGCCGAGGCGGGAGACCTCCTCTTCGGCAACACCGACAGCTGGGTGATCTGGAACCTGACGGGTGGCCCCAACGGCGGCGTCCACGTCACCGACGTGACCAACGCGTCGCGCACCATGCTGATGGATGTGCGTGAGCTGCGTTGGCGTGAGGACATCTGCGCAGACATGGGCATCCCGATGTCGATGCTCCCGGAGATCAAGTCCTCCTCCGAGGTCTACGGCTACGGCTCGAAGAACTCCCTCATCATCGACACCCCGATCGCGGGCGACCTCGGCGACCAGCAGGCCGCTACCTTCGGCCAGGCCTGTTTCGAGAAGGGCATGGCCAAGAACACCTACGGCACGGGTTGCTTCATGCTCATCAACACGGGCAACGAGGCCATCACGTCGAAGAACGGCCTGCTGACCACGGTGTGCTACAAGATCGGCGACCAGGCTCCGGTCTACGCGCTCGAGGGTTCGATCGCTGTGACGGGTTCGCTCGTGCAGTGGTTGCGCGACCAGATTGGCCTCATTTCCTCCGCCCCGGAGATCGAGGCCCTGGCTGACACCGTTGAGGACAACGGCGGCGTCTACATCGTCCCGGCGTTCTCTGGCCTGTTTGCCCCGTACTGGAAGGACGACGCCCGCGGAGCGATCGTCGGACTGACCCGCTACAACAACAAGGGCCATCTGGCTCGCGCGGTCCTCGAAGCCACCGCGTTCCAGACGGCTGAGGTTCTCGAGGCCATGAACGCCGACTCGGGCGTGGACCTCGGCGAGCTTCGTGTCGACGGCGGCATGACGGCGAACAACGCACTCATGCAGTTCCAGGCTGACATCCTCGGCGTGGAGGTCGTCAAGCCGGTCGTTGCGGAGACCACCGCGCTCGGTGCCGCCTACGCGGCTGGCATCGCGGTCGGCTTCTGGAACGGCGAGCAGGACGTCACTGACAACTGGCAGGAGGACAAGCGCTGGAAGCCGGCGATGGAGGCCGACGAGCGTGCCCGCCAGATGCGTCTGTGGAAGAAGGCCGTCACCCGCACGTTTGACTGGGTTGACGACGACGTTCGCGCTGAGTAA